Proteins from a genomic interval of Kineococcus rhizosphaerae:
- a CDS encoding methylenetetrahydrofolate reductase gives MTLAPLVAGAAGRPTLSFELFPPRSDAGRDALWRKLSELLSAAPDFVSVTFGAAGATRGPSRDLLAHVLSTTAVPAMAHLTCVGSSRREVVELATEFLDAGVRNVLALRGDPPAGAADWTPHPDGVTTASDLVELLQVADRRRLALRGGARPVDEGSLSLAVAAFPRARDDHELAVLRAKQDAGAQFAVCQVTFSAEEYATFVRRARAAGITIPLLPGIAVSDDPRRFQRIGELTGVPASPALLAALDTDDATARLRAATAFSSGLAHGLLDTGAPGLHLYTFNAAAPALDLIDHLDLPRSVEGRDRVAVGGPTR, from the coding sequence ATGACGCTCGCCCCCCTCGTCGCCGGTGCGGCGGGGCGGCCGACGCTGAGCTTCGAACTGTTCCCCCCGCGCTCGGACGCCGGACGTGACGCGTTGTGGCGCAAGCTGTCCGAGCTGCTGTCCGCAGCCCCCGACTTCGTGTCGGTGACCTTCGGGGCAGCGGGCGCGACCCGTGGCCCGAGCCGCGACCTGCTCGCCCACGTCCTGAGCACCACGGCCGTGCCGGCCATGGCCCACCTGACCTGCGTGGGCTCCTCCCGGCGCGAGGTCGTGGAACTGGCGACCGAGTTCCTCGACGCCGGGGTCCGCAACGTCCTGGCGCTGCGCGGGGACCCGCCGGCCGGGGCCGCGGACTGGACCCCGCACCCCGACGGGGTGACCACCGCGAGCGACCTCGTGGAACTCCTGCAGGTCGCCGACCGGCGTCGCCTCGCCCTGCGCGGGGGGGCCCGTCCGGTGGACGAGGGCAGCCTCAGCCTGGCCGTGGCCGCCTTCCCCCGGGCCCGGGACGACCACGAGCTCGCGGTCCTGCGGGCCAAGCAGGACGCCGGGGCCCAGTTCGCGGTCTGCCAGGTCACGTTCTCCGCCGAGGAGTACGCCACGTTCGTCCGCCGGGCCCGGGCGGCCGGGATCACCATCCCGCTGCTGCCCGGGATCGCCGTCTCCGACGACCCGCGCCGCTTCCAGCGGATCGGCGAGCTCACCGGCGTCCCGGCCTCGCCCGCCCTGCTCGCCGCCCTCGACACCGACGACGCCACCGCGCGCCTGCGCGCCGCGACGGCCTTCTCCTCGGGCCTGGCGCACGGGCTGCTCGACACCGGTGCCCCCGGGCTGCACCTGTACACGTTCAACGCGGCCGCCCCGGCCCTGGACCTGATCGACCACCTCGACCTGCCCCGTTCCGTCGAAGGCCGCGACCGCGTCGCGGTAGGAGGACCCACCCGATGA